In Trichlorobacter lovleyi, the DNA window CTCTTAAACATGCCGTTCGAGCAATTTGTCGGTAAAAGCTGGGCCACCATCCTGTATGGACTCGGTTTTGTGATTGATGATTACAAGAATGGAAACGGTACCATCCACGACAAGCAGGGAGTGCGCTACTTTGACCTGCGTACCTTTCCGCTGCGCAACAAAAACGGGGTCCTGTTTGGAAATGTGGTCAATATCCGTGATATCACCGAGATCAGGGCCATCAACCAGGAGCTGGAAGCTGCCTATAATCACCTGAAACTGGTTCAGATGCAGGCGGTGCAGCAGGAAAAGATGGCCTCGGTGGGACAGTTGGCAGCCGGAGTGGCCCATGAGATCAATAATCCGATGGGGTTTATCTCCAGCAACCTTTCGTCGCTTGCAAAATATATCAACAAGCTGCGGGCATTTGAAACCAGCCTGGTTGATCTGGCAGGAGCAAGCGGTAACACGGCCCTGGTGGATGAGATAACCAAAACCAAAAAAAGTATGAAGATCGATTTCATTCTTGAGGATATGCAGAGCCTGCTGGAGGAGTCTTTGGACGGAGCGGAGCGGGTCCGTCGTATTGTTCAGGATTTAAAGAGTTTTTCGCATGTTGATGAGGCTGAGTTAAAGCCGGTCAGTCTTGTTGATAATCTGGACAGCACCCTGAACATGGTCCGCAATGAGATAAAATATGTGGCTGACGTGGTTAAGCAGTATGGGGATCTACCGATGGTAACCTGCAGGCCGCAGCAGTTGAATCAGGTCTTCATGAATCTCTTGGTGAATGCGGCCCATGCCATTGAAGGGCACGGCACTATCACGGTACGAACCTGGCAGGAGGGGGAAGTGATCTGTGTTGCTATCACTGATACCGGCAAAGGGATTGCCCCGGAGCATCTGAACAGGATCTTTGAACCGTTTTTTACTACCAAGGATGTGGGCAAGGGGACCGGGCTGGGGCTTTCGATCTGCTATGACATCATCCACAAGCATGGTGGAGAAATTCTGGTGGAAAGTGCCGTTGGGGCCGGAACCACCTTTACGGTCAGGTTGCCGGTTGTTCCCCCAGCTGATAGCTAAGGTGACAAGGGCACTCCTATGGCAAATATACTGATCGTTGAAGATGAATTGATGAGTCGCAGCATGCTTGAGCAAACCCTGTTGCAGGCCGGGCACAATGTTGCCTGTGCGGTTGACGGTGCTACAGCGCTGGCTATTGCGCACCAACAGCCCCCTGACCTGATCATAACCGATGTGATGATGCCGGTGATGGATGGTTTTGAACTGTGTCGTCAATGCAAGGCCGATCAGACTCTGAAGCAGGTGCCGATTATCCTGTATTCGAGCGATTATGTTGAACAACAGGAACAAAAGCTTGGCCTGGAACTGGGTGCGTGCCGTTATCTGGTCAAGCCGTCTCCTCCTCAGTCCTTGCTTACTGAAGTCAGCGATGTGCTGGCAGAACAGCAGCGTTTGATACTGTTTGAAACAGGACAACAGCTGGATGAAGAGATGAAGCTGCTGCGTAACTACAATGAGGTGCTGTTTAACAAGCTTGAGGCAAAGATGCAGGAGCTGCAGCAGACCATTGCCGAACAGAAGAAATACGAAGAAACCATGAAGGCGATGCAGGCCCAGATCATCCAGCAGGAAAAAATGGCCTCCATCGGTCAGCTGGCAGCCGGAGTGGCCCATGAGATCAATAACCCGATGGGGTTTATTACCAGCAACCTGACCTCGCTGGGGAAGTATGCTGAACGGTTGGATGCCTTTATAGCCGCGATGCAGAAGTCGCTGTACGAATGCCCCAATCATCCCGGACTGGAGGAGCTTGATCACCTGCGCCAGAAGCTGAAGGTTGATTACATCATCAGCGATGTGAATGAGCTGATCAACGAGAGTCTGGACGGTGCCAACCGGGTGAGACGAATCGTACAGGATCTGAAGAGTTTCTCCCGATTGGATCAGGCCGAGAAGAGCCGGGCCAACCTGAACGACTGTCTTGAAACCACCATCAATATCGCCTGGAATGAGCTGAAGTATATCGCCACCCTGGAACGCAGGTTTGGCGACATTCCGGAGATTACCTGCAACCCGCAACAGTTGAACCAGGTCTTTCTCAACCTGCTGGTAAATGCGGCCCAGTCCATGGAGCAGCAGGGTACCATTACGGTAACCACCTGGTCTGAGCCGGGCCAGGTCTGCGTTTCTGTGGCTGATACCGGCAAAGGGATGCCTCAAGAGGTGCAGGAGCGGATCTTTGAACCGTTTTTTACCACCAAGCCGGCCGGTAAGGGAACCGGCCTGGGGCTCTCGATCTCGGCTGATATTGTCCGTAAGCATCAGGGGGAGATCAGTGTGAAGAGTGAGCCGGGCGCAGGGACGACCTTTATTGTGCGGCTACCGGTGGAGGACTGAGGTATGCTGGAAATCAGGCAAGGAGTTGAGCATGGATAACCTGAATATGCCGGTAAAAATACTGTGTGTTGATGATGAACGCAATGTGTTGCGGGCACTGGAACGGATTTTTCTGGATGATGACTATGAGATTGTCACTGCCGGTTCAGGTGAAGAAGGGCTCGAAATCATGACTGAATCAGGTGATTCCTTTCAGGTGGTGGTCTCCGACTATCGGATGCCGGTCATGAACGGTGTGGAGTTTCTCAAGGCGGTTTATGAGCGCTGGCCTGATACGGTGCGGATTGTACTTTCCGGCTACGCAGATGCCGGAGCAATCGTGGCCGCCATCAATGAAGGACATATTTACAAGTTTATCCCCAAGCCGTGGAATGATGAAGAGCTGCGGGTCACTATTCAGAACTGTCTAGAACGTTACTCGCTGCTGAAGAAAAACCAGGAGCTGCTGGCTGAGCTGGCCCGGGCAAATCTGGTGCTTGAACAAAAGGTGCAGCAGCGCACGGAAGATCTGGAACTGCGCAACAGGGCGCTTGAATTCTCGCAGACCATGCTGGGCAACCTGCCGGTTGGGGTGGTGGGGATAGACGAAGGCGGCCTGATCGCACATTGTAATACGGTTGCGGCAGGCATCCTGAAGCAGCTCTGTGAAGACTTTTTTGGTACTGATATCCAGCATTTTTGTGATGAGCGTTTCAGGGCTCTGGTGGAGCAGGTCCGGAGGGAGAAGACCCTGGATCTGACTGATCGTTTTGGTGATCGTAGCTGGCGGGTGTTGGGACGTACGGTGGTCTTTGCCGAGAGTGAATCGGTTGTGCTGGTATTTCTGGAGGTCTGATCAATGCCTACTGTTTTGTTTGTCGATGATGAACAGCCGATCCGCAGTGCCCTGGAACGGATGTATATTGAACGGGATGATGTGCGCTGCCTGTTTGCCGCTTCCGGTCAGGAAGGGCTGGAGATCATGGAGCGCGAAGATGTCTGGGTGGTGGTTTCCGATTACCTGATGCCATCCATGCGCGGGATTGAGTTCCTGGCAAAGGTCAAGGCCCGCTGGCCCCAGACGATCCGCATCATGATGACCGCCTATGCCGATCTCTCAATCGCCATTGATGCCATCAACAAGAGTGAGGCATTCCGTTTTGTGACCAAGCCCTGGAATAACCAGGAGTTGATGGAGGTGGTGGACGAGGCCTTGATGCGTTATCAGCTGGTGCAGTCACTTGGCACCACCAAGGACGAAACGGTCTACCTTTCCCTGGCCCAGACCGTTGAGCTGAAAGATCCTTACACCAAGGGACATTGCGACCGGGTTGCCCGTTATGCGGTTGCCCTGGCTAAAGCCGTGGGTCTGGCTGAAGAAAAACTGGAAGATATCAAGCATGGCAGCTGGCTGCATGACTGCGGCAAGATCGGGGTGCCCGAGCGGGTGCTGAATTTCCCCGGCAGACTGAATGAGGACGACAGGGAGTCGGTCATGCAGCATCCCCGCTGGGGGTCTGAAGTGGCCCGTCAGGCCCAGATGTCTGAAGCGGTGGTGAATGTGATCCTTTATCACCATGAACGTTTTGACGGTGCAGGGTATCCCTCTGGTTTGAAAGGCTTTGAAATTCCGGTTGAAGCACGGATTGTGGCCATTGCCGATGTATTTGATGCACTCTATTCGGATCGGCCCTATCGTAAGGCCTATACGCTTGAGCGGGTGATGGAGATTATGGAGGAGATGACCAGCACCCACTTTGATCCTGAGCTGATACAGCTGTTTCTGCCCATTGCCCGTCAGGAGGTGCAAGGCGATGAATGATGAACCGGCCCGGCCGATTGTCCTGTTTGTCGACGATGAGGATAACATTCTCAAGGCACTACAGCGTCTGACCATGGATGAAGAGTTTGATACGGAAATTGCAAACTCGGGGGATGCAGCCCTGCGTAAACTGACCACGCTTCAGGATGTTGCGCTGATTGTGTCCGATCAGCGGATGCCCGGTATGAACGGGGCTGAATTTCTGCAGCAGTCACAGCAGTTGGCGCCGGATGCGATCCGGATGCTGTTGACCGGTTATTCCGATATTTCAGCTGCAGCTGATGCCATCAATAAAGGTGGAGCCAGCCGTTACCTGAATAAGCCCTGGCAGGACGAGGACCTGTTACAGACCCTGCGGGGAGCGGTTGAGACCTGGAGGCTGTCCAGTGAAAACAAGCGGTTGCAGGCCATTGTGCAGGCTCAGAATGAAGAGTTGAAGCAGTGGAATGAAAACCTGAAAAACCGTGTGCTGCAGCAAACCACTGCCATTCGCAAGAAGGCGGACGACTTGAATGAAGCCCTGATTCAGTTGAAGCACAACTACAACGGGATCATCAGTGCCTTTTCAAATCTGGTAGAGATGCAGGGGCAGCGGATGCAGCAGCATGCCCGCAATGTGGCTGAGCTGGCAACCTCTGCAGCACGGGAATATGGTCTAATGCCTGAAGAGATCGAGATCATCAGGACTGCAGCCCTGCTGCACGATATCGGTGAGATCGGCATACCGGACAGGGTGTTGGAAAAGTCTCAGGAGTATATGACACAGGATGACCTGCAGCTCTACAGTCAGCATCCGGTGCGTGGCCAGATGGCCATTGACAGCATTGTTGACCTGCGTCCGGCCGGCGTATTGATCAGACATCACCACGAGAATTATAACGGCACCGGGTTTCCGGACAGGCTGAAAGGTGATCAGATTCCGATCGGCGCCCGGATTCTGGCCTATGCTGATCAACTTGACCGTGCCGTGGCCAACGGCGGTGACACGGCAGAACAGGCCTTGGTCAGGGTGGAGCTGGGGCTTTCCATCAAGCTTGATCCCGGGCTGCAGCGCGTATTCCGCAAGATCGCCCGCTATGCCTACTTTACCATGCCTGAGATGGATCCCAATGCCACGGTAGAGCTTGAGCTGCGACCGGAAGAGCTGCGCAACGGGATGTTGTTGACCCGTGACGTACTGTCCGGTACCGGTCTGATGCTGCTGAACAAGGGGGTTACCCTGGATGCGGTCAAGATTGAGGCGATTCAGCGCTACTACCAGCTTGATCCGCCGCAACGGGGGATCTGGGCCTTGGTACATCAGAGATAAGTGAAGGACTAAGGCCTTTGCATGATCGAATTTGACGAACTCCACGGCAAGCTGGTGCTGAAACTGGTCTATTATGGCCCAGCCCTGTCAGGGAAAACCACCAATCTGCTGAGTCTGCATGACCGTCTGCAACAGGAAGGCCGTGGTGAGCTGATGTTGCTGGATACCACTGAAGACCGTACGATCTATTTTGATCTGTTGCCGTTTTTCTATGTGGCGCCGTCGGGCTTCAGGATCAAGCTGAAGGTCTATACCGTACCGGGGCAGGTCCGTCATGATGCCACCCGCAAGGCAGTGCTGCAACGGGCCGATGGTGTGGTCTTTGTGGCTGACTCCCGGATCAGTCAGATGGCGGTCAATGCCGAGAGTTTTGCCAACCTTGAACAGAATCTGACACTGGTGGGGCTGGATATTGAAAAGCTACCGCTGGTGGTGCAGTTTAACAAACGTGACCTGCCGGATGTGGTCTTGGAGGCGGAGCTGAGAGAAACCTGGGCTCCCACCGGGCTGCCGGTGTATATGGCTTCCGCCCTGCAGGGACAGGGGGTGTTGGAGACCTTTCAGGCTGCGGTTGAGGGGGTTTTGAAGAGTGTGGATCAAAAGCTGGGATTACTGGAACGCTATCAGGTTGACCAAAGCGCATTCGTACAGTCCGTGGTGAAAACGATATGAACGAAGCCACATCCCACATTGAATTTATCATTGGCGAAGAAAAGCGGCTGTCCGAGATCGTGTCCAGGGCTGAGATCGAGCCGCTTCTGCGTAGTGGACTCAAACTGGGGATTCTTCGTGCAACGCTGCTGGATGAGGATGATCTGCCCCTGGCAACACTTGGCGCAGCCCCGTCTGCAGACAGGGGAGAACCGCTTCAGAAACGCTTGCCCATCATGGTTGAGGGGGAGCCAAAGGGAACCCTGCTGCTGGAACCGGACGGTTCCAATCCGGCCTTTGAGGCGCTTGCCCGCTTGCTGCAGGAGGCGCTGCAGCTGACGGTGACCAACAACCTGAAGCGGATGCTGACCACTGAGGTACATACCAGCATCGTACAGGAATCCTATGATCAGCTGGTCAGCACCAACCGCCGCCTGATGGAATCAGAAAAGCGTTACCGTGATCTGGCCCGTGATCTTGAGAAAAAGGTGGTTGAGCGGACCACGGAACTGCAGCAGGCCTATCAACGGATGCTGCAACAGGAAAAACTGGCTGCAGTGGGGCAACTGGCTGCCGGCATGGCCCACGAAATCAATACGCCGCTGGGTTTCATCCGCAGTAACCTGAACAGTTTTGCCAAGTACCAGAACCGGATGGCCGAGATGCTGGGACTGTACCGTCTGATGCTGGATAAAGAGGCCTCGCCGGAGGTTATCAGGCGTCAGACGGAACAGCGCTGGAAAGAGCTGAAGCTGGATTTTCTGCTGGAAGACAGCGGGGTGCTGCTGGGGCAGTCTCTGGAGGGAACTGACCGGATTGCAACGATTGTGGCGCAGCTGAAAAACTTTGCCCACCTTGACGGCATGGAACAGCAGCCGATGGATATCAGGCGGGAGCTGGAACAGCTGCTGGCAGGTATGGCAGCGCAGTTTCCCCCCAATACCCGGCTCACCACCGATCTGCACCAGCTGCCCTTGCTGACTTGCCGGGTCCCCTTAATGGTGCAGGCCTTTGCCAATCTTATCGATAATGCCCTCAAGTCGCGGGCCGAAGGGCTCGAGCTGACAGTCCGGGCGTTTCAGGATGCCGATCAGGTGCTGGTCTGTATCAGTGATAACGGCTGCGGCATTCCGGCAGAGCATCTGCCACGTATCTTTGAGCCGTTCTTCACCACCCGCGAAGTGGGCAAGGGCAGCGGTATGGGACTGACCGTGGCCCGGGAGGCGATCAGCGGGGCAGGGGGGAGCATCGAGGTTGAGTCGGTCGTGGGGCAGGGGACCACCTGCAGGGTACGTCTGCCTCAGGGAACAGCATCACCAGATCACCCTGATCGCGAGACACCATGACCGTGGTGCTCGCTTGTACGTATGGCAATGTCAGATCAGGGTGCAGGCCGGACAAGGAGCCGCTTTGGGTTCCGGCTGCCGGTTGAGAGGAGGGCGGCATGAGGCAACGTATTGCAACCGGGGTTGTTGTCTGTCTGACAGGGATCTGCTGGTCTGCCGGCAGTGCCTGTGGTGCAGAACGGAACATTTACGACCTGAGTCTGGATAAACTGTCTGAACTGGTCATAACCGACAGCAAGGTGGCTCAGTCCCAGGATACCGTGACCCAGAAGGTGGAACTGTTCTATCCTGAAGAGTTCGAGCAGCAGACCAGCTACAACCGCAATATTGCCGAACTGCTCAAATACACCTCTGGTCAGTTTGTGAATCCGCTCTCCCGTAATGATGCCAACTGGGGCTCATTTGGCGGTTTGGGCCCCAAGTATAACGGCTACCTGCTGGACGGCCTGCCGATTGACTCCTTTGTGGATGCCATGAGCCTTGATCCCTGGGCCTTTGGCCAGGTGGAAATCCACAAGGGGCCGGCTTCGGTCATGTATTCCAACTATCTGACCATGGATTTTGCCGGCAATGAAACGCCACTGGCTGGCATCACCAACTTTATTCTGAAGGAACGGATTGACCATACCGCCACCAGGGCGCTGGTGGGGTATGGCAGCTACAATACACTGGATGCCCGTTTCTACCACCAGGGCCGCAAGGAAAACCTGAACTACTTCATGGGGGTCAGTTATGAACAGTCTGACTATACCAATTACGGCACCACCGGTTCATGGCTTAACATTCTTAAAGATCCTGAATATGACAAGATCAAACTCTACGCCAAGCTGACCTACCTGTTTGACCGGGATGACCACAAGCTGTCCCTGTTTGCCCACCACACCCAGCATTCCGGTGATGCAGGCCGTCCCAACCGTGATTTCAACCATCAGTACGATACCGTCAATGCCAGCTATAGCAACCAGATCACCAGCGCTGTCAATCTGCAGCTGAAGAGTGGTTATCGCAACTACGACCGGCGCTGGGCAGAGGATAATTTTCCTGCCAACCTGGGACTGCGTGAACATGACGGTGTTGAACAGCAGATTTTCCCTTCTGACTTGACCCTGAGTATCAGCCATGCCGGTAACAGTCTGTTTACCGTCGGGGCCGATTCCCAGGTGGCAACCTACAAAACCTCTGTAGAGACCAATGGCAGCAAGAGTACTGGCAGTGACGTGACCGCCTATTCAACCGGTATCTTTTTGCAGGAAAAGTATGTGCTGGATAAATGGGTCTTCCGGGCTGGAGGCCGTTTTAACTATACCCATCACAGTTATGATCTGTTTAATGGCGTGGCCCCTCCCAAGCATGACAATAGCTGGGAATCCCTGCTCTGGAGCGTCGGGGTGCGTTACAATGCCAGCCCTGAAATTGCCTTCTACAGCAACGCCGGATCAAGTTTTGTGGCGCCATCAGCCAAACAGCTCGGCGGAACCGTCACAGCCATGAGTACTGCTAACGGGCAGTTGCCCAGTTTTGACCTCAAGCCTGAACATGGCATCGGTACTGATCTGGGGGTTGAGCTGCGCCCTCTGGACAGTCTGATCATCGGCCTGCGCGGGTTTTACAACCAGGTGGAAGATGCCATTGTCGAAAACGTGGTCAGCACGACGCCGTCGCAGAGCAGATCAACCAATGCCGGCACCACCCGTTCCTATGGTGTGGAACTGAATCTGGATCATCGGCTGGCTGATGAGCTGCGCTGGTTTGCAAACGTTACCTATACCGCTACCACGGTGGAAAACCCGCTGGACAGTGATCAGGACGGGGCCGATATCTCGTTTGTGCCTGATTATATTGCCAATATCGGCCTGACCGTTAATCTGCCGTTTGATATCTCGCTTTCACCCTATCTTCAGATGGTGGGCAACTACTATGACAGCACCTCAAAAAGCAGCCGCAGGTCATTTGGTCCCTATCAGGTGCTGAACTTGAAGGCACACAAGACCCTCTTCAAAACAGCAGATTACACCATGAAGGCAGCTCTTGAGCTAAACAACCTCTTGAATAAGCGCTATGAAATGCCCTGGCAGTTCCGTGACCCCGGTTTTAATGCCTATGGCAGTCTTGAAGTGACCTTCTGAAAGGGGCTTTGATGAACGTCGAGCATCGTTTTCATAGCCTTGTCGTACCAAGAATGCTGGTCTGGGTTGTTCTGGCCGGCCTGCTGCTGCCGCTAACGGCAGGGGCCAGTGATCTCGAAACCAAGATCAAGACCGCCTATATCTACAACTTCACCAAGTTTATCGACTGGCCTGCTGATGAGGGGAAATCAACCTCTGAACCGTTCAGGATCTGTCTGATCGGTTCAGATCCGATCCGCACCACACTGGGGGAGTTGACCAACCGTGAGGCCAAGGGAAGACCGATCAGAGTCGTGCGGATCAAGGAGCCCTCGGGGCTGTCTTCCTGTCATCTGCTCTACATCAGCCGTTCTGAAGAAACGCAGCTGGCGCTGATACTGCAGCGGCTGCAGGGTACGCAAGTGGTGACAGTCAGCGATATTCCCCAGTTTGCCCAACGGGGCGGGATGATCAGCTTTGTGACGGACAAAGAGAGGGTCAGGGTTCAGATCAATCAGCGGACAGCCCGCGAGGTCGGGGTAAAACTGAGCGCCAAGCTGCTTGAGATCGCGAGGGTGGTGCAATGACCGTACTGCTAAAAGGTAAGGACTATATCCGACACCTGCCGATCAGAAAAAAACTGGTCCTGATCGCCATGGTTACCACGGTTATCGGCCTGCTGCTGGCAAGCACCGCCTTCATGGCCTATAGCCGCTACCGGATCAAACAGAACATGGTGCAGGATCTTTCCTCGCTTGCCATGCTGATTGCCGAACGGAGCAATGCTGCCCTGCTGTTTGATGATCCTACCCTGGCAGCGGACAACCTGGCCTCATTACGGGTCAAACGCTCTGTGAGTGCTGCCTGTATCTACAAGCAGGATGGGACGGTTTTCTCTGCTTATTCAGCAGTCAGGAATCAGCCGGTCTCACTCCCCGGGGCGGCGCACGAACGGCTACATTATTTTACCTCCCGCCATCTGTACGTTTTTGAGCCGATGCTGCTGGACGGCAAACAGATCGGTACGGTTTGTCTGCAGGCAACCCTGATTGAGCTGGATATGCTGATGCAGAGTTATCTGCTGTTTACGCTGCTGGTGGTCAGCTGCTCAATCCTGATTGCTCTGGTGTTGTCAGCGCGCTTGCAGGGGATCGTCTCTGAGCCGATTGCGGCAATGACCCGTACCGCCGAACTGATCAGTGCCCAAAAGGACTATTCGGTGCGGGCTGAACGCCAGAGCAGCGATGAAATCGGCGTGTTGGTTGAGGCGTTTAACGGGATGCTGGAAACCATTGAAACCCAGAATGCCGAGCTGTTGAATAATAACCGGCGCCTTGAAGAGCGGGTTGACGAACGGACCCTGGCTCTGAATGAGGCCAAAGAGGCGGCTGAGTCTGCCAACCGGGCCAAGTCGCTGTTCCTGGCCAATATGAGCCACGAGATCCGTACACCGCTGAATGCTGTGTTGGGGTTCAGTCAGATTGTCCTGCATGACCCAAATCTGTCAGCAGAAAATCGCCATAACCTGCAGACCGTCAACCGCTCCGGTGAGCATCTGCTGACCCTGATCAATGATGTGCTGGACATGGCCAAAATCGAATCAGGCCGGATGGTCCTTGAACGGGCAACCTTTGATCTGCCGGGGCTGTTTGCTGATGTAACCGATATGTTTACCCCCCGGGCCACTGGCAAGAACCTGCAGCTGGTCCAGGAACTACAGCCTGATCTGCTGCGCTATATTGAAGGGGATGCGGGCAAGCTGCGCCAGATCATCATCAACCTGCTGGGCAACGCGATCAAGTTTACCGAACAGGGCGGGGTTGCGCTGCGGGCACGAACCTGTCAACGGGATCAGCACAGCTGGCTTGAGGTGGAGGTGGAAGACAGCGGCCCCGGCATTGCAGCCGACGATATCCAACGGGTCTTTGATGCCTTTGAGCAGTCTGAAACCGGTAGAAAAACCCAGGGGGGCACCGGACTGGGGCTTTCCATCAGCCGCGAATATGCCCGCTTCATGGGCGGCGATCTAACGGTCACCAGTCAACGAGGGCAGGGGACCTGCTTCCATCTATGCCTGCCGGTGATTGCGGCAGAACATGGGCCGGTAGCTGCTGCTACCGGACAGCAGCGCCGTCCGCTGCGTCTGAAACCGGGACAGCAGAGCTGGCAGGTGCTGGTGGTGGATGACCGTGACACCAACCGGGAGATCCTGGTCAAGATGCTTGCACCGCTGGGCTTTAGCATGATTGTGGCAACAAACGGACAGGAAGGGCTGGAGCTGTTTCAGGCCCATGGACCGCAACTGGTCTTGATGGATGTGGTGATGCCGGTCATGGATGGCCGTGAGGCAACTAGGCGTATCCGTGAGCTACCCGGAGGCGCTGACGTGCCGATCATCGCCATATCGGCCAGTGTGTTTGAAGATCAGTTGCAGGAGATTATCAAGGCCGGGGCCAGTGATTTTCTGCGCAAGCCGCTGCGGGAAGAAGAGCTGTTGGCAAAGATAATCCAGTTCCTTCCGGCAGAGTTTGAGTATGCAGGAGGGGATGACCTGCCTTCAGCAGAACAGCATGCGGAGCTGTCGCCCCGTGAGCTGACCGAGGCGCTGGCGCTCTTGTCCAAGGTCCAACGTCAGGATCTGCTTGATGCTGCCCAGCAGCTGGATAAGGGGCGCATTGTAACATTGCTTACAGGCCTAAACAGTCTGAGACAACCGGTTCTTGACCATATCCGTTCCCTTGCAGAAACCTACCGCTTTGATCTGCTGGAAGAGGTACTTATCCAGA includes these proteins:
- a CDS encoding TonB-dependent receptor plug domain-containing protein; the encoded protein is MRQRIATGVVVCLTGICWSAGSACGAERNIYDLSLDKLSELVITDSKVAQSQDTVTQKVELFYPEEFEQQTSYNRNIAELLKYTSGQFVNPLSRNDANWGSFGGLGPKYNGYLLDGLPIDSFVDAMSLDPWAFGQVEIHKGPASVMYSNYLTMDFAGNETPLAGITNFILKERIDHTATRALVGYGSYNTLDARFYHQGRKENLNYFMGVSYEQSDYTNYGTTGSWLNILKDPEYDKIKLYAKLTYLFDRDDHKLSLFAHHTQHSGDAGRPNRDFNHQYDTVNASYSNQITSAVNLQLKSGYRNYDRRWAEDNFPANLGLREHDGVEQQIFPSDLTLSISHAGNSLFTVGADSQVATYKTSVETNGSKSTGSDVTAYSTGIFLQEKYVLDKWVFRAGGRFNYTHHSYDLFNGVAPPKHDNSWESLLWSVGVRYNASPEIAFYSNAGSSFVAPSAKQLGGTVTAMSTANGQLPSFDLKPEHGIGTDLGVELRPLDSLIIGLRGFYNQVEDAIVENVVSTTPSQSRSTNAGTTRSYGVELNLDHRLADELRWFANVTYTATTVENPLDSDQDGADISFVPDYIANIGLTVNLPFDISLSPYLQMVGNYYDSTSKSSRRSFGPYQVLNLKAHKTLFKTADYTMKAALELNNLLNKRYEMPWQFRDPGFNAYGSLEVTF
- a CDS encoding YfiR family protein, which codes for MNVEHRFHSLVVPRMLVWVVLAGLLLPLTAGASDLETKIKTAYIYNFTKFIDWPADEGKSTSEPFRICLIGSDPIRTTLGELTNREAKGRPIRVVRIKEPSGLSSCHLLYISRSEETQLALILQRLQGTQVVTVSDIPQFAQRGGMISFVTDKERVRVQINQRTAREVGVKLSAKLLEIARVVQ
- a CDS encoding ATP-binding protein, which translates into the protein MTVLLKGKDYIRHLPIRKKLVLIAMVTTVIGLLLASTAFMAYSRYRIKQNMVQDLSSLAMLIAERSNAALLFDDPTLAADNLASLRVKRSVSAACIYKQDGTVFSAYSAVRNQPVSLPGAAHERLHYFTSRHLYVFEPMLLDGKQIGTVCLQATLIELDMLMQSYLLFTLLVVSCSILIALVLSARLQGIVSEPIAAMTRTAELISAQKDYSVRAERQSSDEIGVLVEAFNGMLETIETQNAELLNNNRRLEERVDERTLALNEAKEAAESANRAKSLFLANMSHEIRTPLNAVLGFSQIVLHDPNLSAENRHNLQTVNRSGEHLLTLINDVLDMAKIESGRMVLERATFDLPGLFADVTDMFTPRATGKNLQLVQELQPDLLRYIEGDAGKLRQIIINLLGNAIKFTEQGGVALRARTCQRDQHSWLEVEVEDSGPGIAADDIQRVFDAFEQSETGRKTQGGTGLGLSISREYARFMGGDLTVTSQRGQGTCFHLCLPVIAAEHGPVAAATGQQRRPLRLKPGQQSWQVLVVDDRDTNREILVKMLAPLGFSMIVATNGQEGLELFQAHGPQLVLMDVVMPVMDGREATRRIRELPGGADVPIIAISASVFEDQLQEIIKAGASDFLRKPLREEELLAKIIQFLPAEFEYAGGDDLPSAEQHAELSPRELTEALALLSKVQRQDLLDAAQQLDKGRIVTLLTGLNSLRQPVLDHIRSLAETYRFDLLEEVLIQTSAGEGGAS